The Montipora capricornis isolate CH-2021 chromosome 1, ASM3666992v2, whole genome shotgun sequence genome contains a region encoding:
- the LOC138057334 gene encoding uncharacterized protein: MSRKPPVKAHDKKLKKLTKNVVLPFTSKDTITNLSGYNLTPDQLEALKFGLTHSIYPPTISKTDIFACFKLISHTMKGDLIDTSNISKIVADLSHLAHCYISSYRPTTADLKKHSILRSLRENRDIVILKPDKGNGIVILNRTAYDNGLFSIINDSSKFKPISKDPTLTREGRLQRFLRDLKKPGKLENVLYDSIYPSGSQPARIYGLPKMHKLRDPTSTPPFHPIVSSIGTYSYNLAKLLCNLLEPYIPNDYNASDTFTFVQEINNLPMFGKFLISFDVESLFTNSPLEECIDLAVKYISEGNPDLKLTPSDLKRLFSFAIAETHFLFKGSFYDQIDGVHP; this comes from the coding sequence ATGTCTCGAAAACCTCCGGTCAAGGCTCATGACAAGAAACTGAAAAAGCTGACAAAAAATGTAGTTCTTCCTTTCACCTCCAAAGATACCATCACGAATCTCTCTGGTTACAACCTCACCCCAGATCAATTGGAAGCACTAAAGTTTGGTCTAACACACTCGATTTATCCTCCGACCATTAGCAAGACTGATATTTTTGCTTGCTTCAAACTGATTAGCCACACGATGAAAGGAGATCTTATTGACACCTCCAACATCAGCAAAATAGTTGCAGATCTTTCTCACCTGGCTCACTGCTACATATCCTCGTATAGACCTACCACTGCAGATCTCAAAAAACACAGCATCTTGAGGAGTCTCAGAGAAAACAGGGACATAGTCATTTTGAAACCCGACAAAGGGAACGGTATTGTAATCCTTAATAGAACTGCATATGACAATGGTTTATTTAGTATAATCAACGATTCCTCCAAGTTTAAACCTATTAGTAAAGACCCTACCCTTACTCGTGAAGGTAGGCTTCAACGGTTTCTCAGGGATCTGAAAAAACCAGGTAAATTGGAGAATGTTTTATACGACAGCATCTATCCCAGCGGGTCCCAACCGGCCAGAATATACGGTTTGCCCAAAATGCATAAATTACGCGATCCCACATCCACACCTCCTTTCCACCCCATAGTTTCATCTATTGGCACATATAGTTACAATTTAGCTAAGCTTTTATGCAATCTCCTTGAACCATATATTCCCAATGATTACAATGCCTCTGACACTTTCACGTTTGTTCAAGAAATCAACAACTTACCCATGTTTGGCAAATTTCTCATTTCCTTtgatgttgaaagcttgtttaCTAACAGCCCTCTTGAGGAATGTATTGATTTAGCGGTCAAGTACATCTCCGAGGGAAACCCTGACCTCAAGCTTACCCCCTCTGATCTCAAACGCCTTTTTTCATTTGCTATTGCTGAAACTCACTTTTTGTTCAAAGGTTCCTTTTATGACCAGATTGATGGGGTTCACCCCTAG
- the LOC138051411 gene encoding uncharacterized protein, giving the protein MGKRKYKSVRLVLSIKSNENKPGKRTSISVMKGCKVPKLLTYSNLVEELQKIDIGTVHEIDPDYLEELETENSVNGAYRELRQYLPMLAKFYLSENSKESLKGFAGSTGTFQIALGGDGCPFGKNESVCSFLVSLLNVGRRVASSYDNFIIFGANCDECSPVTKKYVRSLLPQLAELQRAEYELEGIKYRFQLEELPNDMKMLAMLAGELTISAKYFSPFANVSLADCRDVKGTSGTKSSNKWKPWNYQQRVNVVNKVNAFKKRVALEKISEKTKRSKITDYIAKQNSRQEFLPLLGSYINKAHVEPLHLKNNACQYFLKAVLTEAIRKSKLPADCKKFSEVPTKSPFAQVITALQTEVKTRHYRFTGKDSLCFCHNVMR; this is encoded by the exons ATGGGAAAACGAAAGTACAAAAGTGTTAGACTGGTACTTTCaattaaatcaaatgaaaataaacCAGGGAAAAGAACAAGCATTTCAGTTATGAAAGGCTGTAAGGTTCCAAAGCTGCTCACTTACAGTAACCTTGTAGAAGAACTACAAAAGATTGATATTGGGACTGTTCATGAAATTGACCCAGACTACCTAGAGGAGTTAGAAACTGAAAATTCAGTGAATGGTGCATACAGAGAGTTAAGACAATACCTTCCAATGCTTGCTAAATTTTATCTTTCTGAGAATAGCAAAGAAAGCTTGAAAGGCTTTGCAGGATCAACAGGCACTTTTCAAATTGCTCTTGGTGGTGACGGATGCCCATTTGGCAAAAATGAAAGCGTGTGTTCTTTCTTAGTCAGTCTCCTTAATGTTGGAAGAAGGGTGGCATCCAGTTATGATAACTTTATAATTTTTGGTGCCAACTGCGATGAATGCTCTCCTGTTACAAAGAAATATGTGAGGTCATTATTACCTCAACTTGCAGAGTTACAAAGAGCTGAATATGAATTGGAAGGCATTAAATATAGGTTTCAGCTGGAGGAGTTGCCAAATGACATGAAGATGCTGGCAATGTTAGCAGGTGAATTAACTATTAGTGCTAAATATTTCTCACCCTTTGCGAATGTTTCATTAGCTGATTGTAGGGATGTGAAGGGTACATCTGGAACTAAAAGTTCAAACAAGTGGAAGCCATGGAATTACCAGCAAAGAGTAAATGTTGTCAACAAGGTTAATGCATTCAAGAAAAGAGTAGCACTAGAAAaaatttctgagaaaacaaagagATCTAAAATTACAGATTACATTGCTAAGCAAAATAGTAGACAGGAATTTTTGCCTCTCTTAGGTTCTTACATTAATAAGGCCCATGTAGAACCCCTTCATCTCAAGAACAATGCTTGCCAGTACTTCCTTAAAGCAGTTTTGACAGAAGCTATAAGAAAATCTAAGCTGCCAGCTGATTGTAAAAAGTTTTCAGAGGTCCCAACTAAGAGCCCTTTCGCACAGGTAATTACAGCTTTACAAACCGAGGTAAAGACCAG GCATTATAGATTTACTGGAAAAGATTCCCTCTGTTTTTGTCACAACGTTATGAGGTGA
- the LOC138057346 gene encoding uncharacterized protein has translation MMKSHVSKISRLLSKKFDVDEHINNMSSYRLSFFEKLVICRGLKFSLPQKVAPAEIKANFEKAFWKLQPLIKDPVDKELASSTLRSIAFNYIKSTSPSPPKALVKALNRLKKRDDIVVTKPDKGSGIVMDKSEYLCLLSAASIDDTTKFSCVNDKRPNLHGRPPKHYHPLLQKEKDVHSILHRILPQEIATSLSPKSSRLAHLYGLPKTHKANLSMRAILSATGTYNFNLAKWLEEKLKPLSVNEYTITDVIDFADEIHSSPMNEEDILVSYDVTALFTNVPFSETIDILVDKAFTNDWFNQRYDLNLEKEELTQLLEVATTNQLFQFDGQLYEQTDGVAMGLPLGPLMANVFMCHLEDKLARDGMVPSLYKRYVDDTLARMPNTDAAADFLATLNGLHLSLKFTMELLSENTIPFIGIEIIKMGQNLKPVFTESRPTPVYSYIFKAMLTNVTKPVY, from the coding sequence ATGATGAAAAGTCATGTTAGCAAGATCTCACGCTTGTTATCTAAGAAGTTTGACGTGGACGAACATATCAACAATATGTCTTCGTATCGTCTTTCGTTCTTCGAAAAGCTTGTTATCTGCAGGGGACTGAAATTTTCTCTGCCTCAAAAAGTCGCTCCAGCTGAAATCAAAGCTAACTTTGAGAAAGCCTTTTGGAAACTCCAGCCACTTATAAAAGATCCTGTTGATAAGGAGTTGGCAAGCTCAACATTGCGTTCAATCGCTTTCAATTACATCAAGAGCACAAGTCCTTCTCCACCTAAAGCTCTTGTGAAAGCGCTCAATCGCTTAAAGAAACGTGATGACATCGTTGTAACCAAACCGGACAAAGGCTCTGGAATTGTCATGGATAAATCTGAGTATCTTTGTCTTCTTAGCGCAGCCTCAATCGACGATACAACTAAATTTTCATGCGTTAATGATAAACGCCCAAACCTTCATGGTCGCCCACCGAAACATTATCACCCACTTCTTCAGAAGGAGAAAGATGTACATTCAATCTTACATCGAATACTGCCTCAAGAAATTGCAACTTCGCTTTCTCCTAAGAGTTCAAGACTAGCCcatctttatgggcttcctaaGACACATAAAGCCAATTTAAGTATGAGAGCAATTCTATCAGCCACTGGAACTTACAACTTTAACTTGGCTAAATGGcttgaagaaaaattgaaaccTCTTTCTGTGAACGAGTATACTATTACTGATGTGATTGATTTTGCTGACGAGATCCACTCTAGTCCTATGAATGAAGAAGACATACTGGTCTCCTATGACGTCACAGCCCTTTTTACCAATGTACCATTTAGTGAGACTATTGACATCCTGGTCGACAAAGCCTTTACCAACGATTGGTTTAATCAAAGGTATGATCTTAATCTTGAGAAAGAGGAACTTACTCAGCTTCTTGAAGTTGCCACAACCAACCAACTTTTCCAGTTCGATGGTCAACTGTATGAGCAGACtgatggtgtagcgatgggcttGCCTCTTGGCCCGCTAATGGCCAATGTGTTTATGTGCCACCTCGAGGACAAACTCGCACGCGATGGTATGGTACCCTCTCTTTACAAGAGGTATGTCGACGACACTCTTGCCAGAATGCCTAACACCGATGCTGCTGCTGACTTTCTGGCTACATTGAATGGTCTACATCTGAGCCTGaagtttacaatggaacttCTTTCTGAGAATACGATCCCTTTCATTGGTATTGAGATCATTAAAATGGGACAGAACTTGAAACCCGTGTTTACAGAAAGCCGACCAACACCGGTCTACTCTTACATTTTCAAAGCAATGTTGACAAACGTTACAAAACCGGTTTATTGA